The Saccharopolyspora gregorii genomic interval CGATGGCGCTGCACGAAGAGGGCGTGCGGGACTCCAGCGGCCGCCAGGCCAACGCGAACCTCGCCGGGTACCACATCGCCGCGCACGCCGACATCCCCGAGATCGACGTCGACTGGGTCGACGACCCCGACCCGGGCAACCCGTCCGGGGTGAAGGGCATCGGTGAGGTCGGCATCGTCGGCACGGCCGCGGCGATCGCCAACGCCGTGTGGCACGCGACCGGGGTGCGGCACCGGGATCTGCCGATCAGCTTGGACAGGGTGCTGGAGGCGGCCGGGTGACCGCGTCGGCGGCCCGCTCGCCCCGCAACGGGGCGGGCGGGCCGCTGTTCGCCCGGCCCCCGGCTCGTCGGCCTTCTTCGCCTCGTCGACCGGTTCCCGGATCGGGACGCCGCTGAAGGACTCGGGCTCATCCCCGCGTTCCGCGGCGAGCGGATCCGCCACCGGACCTCGGGGAGCTGGGCCGGGGCACCGGCGGATGCGGGGAGCGGGGCGGGCGGCGGGTCAGTCCCGCAGCGGGTCGAACTCCGGCGGGAAGTCCTCGTCGTCGTCCGGTCTGCGCGGGCGGCGCTGGCCGGTCGGGCGGGTCGCGGACGAGCCGGGCGAGCCGGACCCCGGCGGGCTCGGCGGCGTCGGGCCGGGCCGCTGCTGCGGCTCGTCGTCCTCGGGCGCCGCCCACGTGGCGGACCCCGGTGCCTCGGCCTCCGGCTCGTCCGGTTCCTCCGGGAAGCGGTCGCGCAGGTTGTCCAGCATCAGCGATCGGGTCTGGCGATCCTCGTCGCCGAGCTGCTCGGACATCACCTCGCCGACGCGGGAGGCGATGTCGCCCTGCGCCTTGCGGATGGTGCCGAGGATCTGCGCGGACAGCTCCTCCAACGGCATCGAGCGGATCTTCTCCGAGAACTCGATGCCGGTGAGGCTGCCGTCGGCGCGCACCGTCACCTTCACCCGGCCGTCCGGGCCCGTGGCGGTCAACCGGATCTGCTCGGTCTCCTCGCGCACCGCCTCGTAGCGGCGGGCCTTCTCCTCGAAGCCCTTCACCCAGTCCTCGATGCGCCGTTCCGCGTCGTCCGGGTCGCTGCCGAGTGCGGCGAAGCCCGCTGGTCCGGACATGTTCTTCCCTCCGATGTGCTGCTCGATGACGTGCGCGCCGCGCGCCCGCGGCGGGGTGGGGCTACGACGTCGCCTCCGGGTCGATCCGCGGGGTGGTGCCGAGCACCTGCTGCGAATGCCCCTGGACGGCCGGGTTCAGCACCTGCCCGCCGTGCGGGGCGTTCATCGCCGTCGGGGCCTGCACCTGCCCGCCGTGCGGAGCGTTCATCGCCGTCGGGGCTTGGACCTGCTCGGTCGGGCGGGGCGCGGTTCCCCGCTGCTGCTCGGTCATGCCGTCCGGCGGAGTTCCCCGCTGCCGCTGGGAGAACCCGGTGGGCGACGTGCCCTGCTGCTGTTCGGAGGCGTCGCCGGGCAGCGTGCCCTGCTGCTGTCCGGTGGGGCCGGCGCCGCCGCTCATCAGCTGGAACTGCTCGGATCCCTCCGGCACGGTGCCGTGCAACTTCTGGAAGGACTGCGAGTTGTCCTCGTCGTTGGTGTCGTACTCCTCGGCGCTGGTGCGGACGTTCTGCGCGGTGGTCTCGATGCCTTCGCGGGCGGCCTGCAGCGCCGCGATCCCTTCCTGCTCGGTCGGGTTGATGATCGGCGGCAGGAACGAGCACAGCAGCCCGTAGGCCTCGTCGGACATGCTGACCTGTTCAGCGGCCGAGATCGCGGTGTCGATCCGGTCGGTGAGCGCGTCGAGGTGGGCGGCGTGCGCCGCCAGGTCCTCGGAGACGACTTCGTAGGCCATGCGGGGAGATCCTCTCCGGATGCGTTGCGCGGCAGAGTGATCAGCGGGACACGAGCTCCGCGAAGTCCACAGTGGACAGCACTTTGCCGAGCCGCTGCTCGACGCGGCCCGGCTCGGCGGGCATGATGCTCAGCCAGCCCCGCTCGCCGATCAGCAGGTAGCGGCCCTGCGCGGTGTCCAGCCAGCTGATGAGCGTCCGCGCCCGGGCTCCGCCGCGGCGGACGCCGAGCTGCCCACCACCGCGGCGGTTCTCCGCCAGCTCCACCAGCGCGGCCGCGTCCTGTTCGGACACTCCCGCCCGCACCAGCGCGGTGTGCTCGTCGAGATCGCCACCGAACGGGTCGTCACCGGGATCGTCCTCGTCCGCGGCCTTCGCCAGCACCTCCTGGCGCACCGTCAAGGACCGCCCCTTGCCCGGATCGGCGGGTGGCAGCACGCCCGCCACCACCGCGGCCAGCGCGCCCGGCCGGAAACCGCGCAGCGACAACCGATCCCCGTCCAGCACCGCCAGCACCCCGGACCGGCGGTCCGCGGCGGCCAGCGCCCGGATCGTCCCGCCCACGTGGCCGACGACGTCCACCGAGATCTCGTGGACCGCCAGCAACCGCAGCAGCCCCTCCAGCTCGGCGTCCAGCCGGTCGCCGGTGGCGAGACCGCGCTCGGCCAGCGCGCGGAACGCCGCGGCGGTGCGCGCCGCGCGCTCCCCGCCGGTCGCGCCGATGCTCGGCACCCGCAGCGGGTACGGCGCCCGGCCCAGGTCGAGCGCCCCGGACACCAGGTCGAACTCGACGGCGGACAGCACGAAGTCCGCTTCGCCCATCACTTTCCCCTCATCAGCACGCGCGTGATCGCGCACCGGCCCGGACCGGCCGGTGCGCCGGACGACGCGGTCAGTCCTTGTCCTTCTTCTTCGGCTTGCCACCGCCGATGACCGGCGGCGGCAGGTTCACGCCCTGGGCCTCGACGATCGGCGTGCTCTCCACGTACTTCGCGCGGCGCTCCTGGTCCTCGCCGCCCTTGCCGCGGTTCGCCTGCCCCGGCGCACCACCGGCCATGCCGCCGGCACCGGCCTGGCCGGTCGCACCCGCCGCGCCGGCCGCGCCCGCCGGCTGGCCACCTGCCGTGCCGCCGGTGGGGCCGACACCGGCCCGGCCGCCCGCACCGGGGCCGGAACCGCCCGAAGCGGCACCTCCCGAGCCCGCGCCACCGGCGCCGACCGCTCCGCCGGAGCCACCGGACGTGCCCGGAACCGACGGGATCGAACCGGACCAGCCACCGCGGGAACCACCCGGGCCACCGGAACCGGGGCCACCGCCCGGGTTCTTGGCGAACGGATTGGGGGTGATCGCGGTCGGCGCGTCCGGGCCGGACACCGGCCGCGGCTGGTAGGTGCCGCGACCGGTGATGTTCGGCGACGACGGGTTCGGCACCGAGCGGGGCTTCGCGGACTGCGGGGTCGTGCCGCTCGGCTTGACGTGCTTGACCGTCGGCGGGTCGAAGTTCGACTTCGCCGCGGGCGTCCGGCCGCTCGGGCCCGAACGCGAGGTCGGCGTGGTCCCGGCGGGGAGCTGGGTGTCGCCCAGCTTCGGAATCGGACCGCCGCGGTCGGGCTGCTGCGGGGCCTGCGGGCGTTCGGGCGCGAGCGCGTTCGCCGGTTCGCTGGACGCCGGTTCGCTGGACGCCGGGGTACCGGCGGCGGGGTCGCCGAGCACCGGCATCTTCCGAGTCGCCTGGTCCCCGCCCGGGGCGACCGGCTCGGCGGGCTGCTGGGCCTCCGCGGCCACCACGTTCGCGGGAGTTGCCTGGTGGTGCGGCGTCAGCTTCGCGGTCGGCCGCAACTCGCCCTGCTCCTGCTCGGTGCGGATCGGGTCCGGCGGCGGCTCGAAGCGGGGCGTGTCGCCGTCCAGCACGCGGGAGAGGTGCTCCATCCTCTGCATGACCTGCACGGCCTCGTCGTGCTTGGAGTCCGCTTCCACCGCCTGTTCGGACAGGTCGCTGTAGGCCATCAGCATGCCTTGGAGCGCGTTCAGCCCGGTTCCGCCCGCGGCCCACCGGTCGACGATCTCGTCGTCGAACTCGACGTCGACCGGCTCCGGCATGCTGGACTTGGCCTCTTCCATGGCCCGGCCCTGCTCCTCGACGTGCTTGCCGAGGTCACCGGCCGTCGAGCCCGCCGCCGAGGTCCACCCGGCGATCTCGTGGATCGCGCCGCGCGCCGCGGTCGCCGCCTCGCCCTGCCAGCCGTGCTCGGTACCGCGGAGCCGTTCTGCCATGCGCTGCGCGGCCTCGCCCATCTCGGTGCCCAGCCGGGACCACTCGCCGGCGAGTTCGCCGACGCGGCCCGGATCGTTGTCCTGGTGCACCGCGTCGTACAGCTCGCGGTGGCTGTAGGAACTCCAGTTCTGGACGTCAACCAAGGCCCGGTCGTCGTCGGACGACCGCGCGCTCTTCGCCCGCATCACGGCCTGCTGCTTTTCTGCCACTTCCACTTCCCCCTCCGGCGGCGGTTCGCGTGCGCATCACCACCGGCCTGATCCTGCGGCCGAACCGGCCGCGCCACTCCGCTGCACGCCCCGGACGCGCAGGCGTCCCGCCGAAGCCACGGCGGGGCGCTCGTTCTCGATCGTCGAGCCGGAACGCGGCCCGCTACCCGCGGCCGGTCACAGCTGCTGGCCGATGCGGCGGAATTCCTCTTCGGCGCGCTCGTCGTCGGCCCGGGAGCGGCGCATCGCGTCCTCGACGGCTTCGCGGGTGTCCTCCAGCACCTGGCGGTACTGCTGCAGCACGCCGGTGAACGAGTCCTCGTCCCCGGTGCCGTGGTCGGCGAGCTTCGCCGCCACCGCTTGCCCCACCGGGTTGCGCCCCAGCGGCGCGCGCCGACCGAGGTCCGTCGCGCGCTTCAGCCAGTTCTGCACCTGGTCCACCTGCTCGGCCAGCATGTGCTGGATCTCCTGGCCCGCCACCGGGTCCAGCCGGAGTCGCCCGGCCGCCACGTCCTGGCGCAGCGAGCCGACCGCGGCGGCCGAAGCGCGCACCTGTGCCTCAGCCGCGCTCGCCGTCCCCCGCACCTGGTCGGCCATCCTCGCCCCGCTCACGCGTCTTCCCCTCTTCTCGGCCGCGCTGTGCCGCCGGATCAACGGCCCCCCGCCACGACAACGGGCCGTACCGGTCCGCTTTCGGTTCGCGACAGTCCCGGAACAGGAAGGTGGCCGAACGGCCGGAATGCTCCGTCCTATCGGTCAAGATCGTTCCGAGCTCGGAGCGAGTTGTTCCCCGCGCGTCAGCTCGACCGGCCGGACCCGGTGCTGCGCGCCGCATCGACCACGAACCAGACCACCCCGATCGCCAGCGCCACCGCGGTCACGTAGTTCACCGTCGACCAGTGCTCGGTGGTGATCAGGGTCGGCACCACCGACAGCGCCGCCAGGACCAGCACCAGTGCGTTCACCACGTTGCGCTTGTTCATCTCCGCGCTCCACCTCCCGCGCCGCGCCGGCACCGGCGCGGTCTCGTACATCGACACCGGTGAGCCTGCCGGGGCCGGGCGGCGGGGGCATCGGACTTCGGTACGAGACGTGCGGCGCGCGCACCGGTCGAAAGTACGACGTCGACGAAAGCGTTGCGGGACAACGCGTTCCACCCGGTCCGGTGGTCGTCCGGTGCCGAGTACGATGGGCCGACCGCAGGCCGCCCCAGGGAGAACGCGATGGTGCCGACCGTGCAGCACCCGGAGCAGGACGCCACCGATCGCCGCGCGAAAGCGGCCTACCTGGGCAGGCGGTGCGGGCAGATCGTGCTGGACGCCCTGCTGCTGTGGCTGGTCTGCCTGCTGCAGATGCCGCTCGCGGCGGTGATCGCGCTGCCGCTGCACGGGCTCGGGGTGCCGCTGGCGCCCGCGTTCGTCAGCGGGTTCTCCGTCTACTTCGCACTGGTGCTGGCGGAGAACTGGTGGTGGCACGTGTGGGTGCCGTACCGCCGCGGCGGCAGCACGTTCGTCATGCGGTGGCTGGAGCTGCGCATCATCGGGCTCGACGGCGAACCGGCCCGGCTGGGGCAGCACAACGCTCGGTGGCTGCTGGTCTCGGCGGACGCGATGTTCTTCGGGCTGGTCGGGCTGGTGCTGATGACCGTGACGCCGCAGCACCAGCGGCTCGGCGACATCGTGGCCCGGACCCACGTGGTGCGGATCCAGGCGGCGGCCGAGCCTGGGCGGGGCGAGGCGGACCCGGGCGGCGCGGAGCAGGACGAGACGGGGCGGGGCGTTGCGGGGCAGGGCGAAACGGCTCGGAGCGGCGCGGCGCGAAGCGGAGTGGCTCACGTCGCGGTGCACGGGGATGCGGTGCGAAGCGGTGCGGCGCGCGCCGACCTGCAAGGCGACGCGGCAGGAGGCGGTCCCGCGCAGGGTGATGCGGCGGGAAACGACGTGGCGCTAGGCGACGTGGTCCGCGGAGGTGCGGCCCAGGGCGGTGGAATCCAGGGCGGTGGAGTCCAGGGCGGTGCTGCTCGGGCCGCGGAGGTGCCGTCCGAAGCGGGCCGGGACGCGGCATCCCGGCCCGATGCGGGAACCTCGCTCAGCTGACCAGGCCGTGCTGCCAGGCCCAGATCGCGAGCTCGGTGCGGTTGCGGGCCGACAGCTTCTGCTGCGAGCTCGCCAGGTGCGATTTCACCGTGGACAGCGACACGTGCAGCTCGGCGGCGATCTCCGCGTTCGTGGCGCCGCGCGCGACCGCCAGCACCACGTCCAGCTCCCGCTCGGTCAGCGGCGTCTCGCCGCGGCTCATCCGCCGCTTGCCGGGTCCGGTGAAGTGCTGCAGCAGTCGCGTCGTCACCGACGGGGAGATCATCGACTCCCCGTCCGCGGCCGCGTGCACCGCGTTGATCAGCAACGTGGCACCCGCGTCCTTGAGCAGGAACCCGCGCGCCCCGGCCAGCAGCGCCGCGTACACGTTCTCGTCCACGTCGTAGGTGGTGACCACCACGACCTTCAGCGGGTCCGCGACGTCCGGCCCGGCCAGCAGCCGCGTCGCCTGCAACCCGTCGACCTTCGGCATCTGGATGTCCATCAGCGTCACGTCGGGGCGCAGCTCCCGAGCCATGCTGACCGCGGCCTCGCCGTCCGCGGCTTCGCCGACGACCTCCAGGTCCGGCTCGGCGCTGAGGATGAGCCGGAACCCGGTGCGCACGAGCGTCTGGTCGTCGGCGATGAGAACGCGAATGGTCACCGGAGGTCTCCCTGGTCGCCGGTCGGCCGCGGCGGGTCCACCGGGAACCGGGCGGTGACCCGCCACCTGCGGCCCGGGGCGGGACCGGCCTGCACGGTGCCGCCGACCGCCTGCACGCGTTCGGCCATGCCGACCAGCCCGTACCCGGAACCGGTGCGATCCGGCGACACCGACGGCACGTTGTCGTTGTCCACGACGAGGACGAGTTCCGCCCCCTCGCGGCGCCCGGTGACCCGGGCTTCGGTGGCGTCCGGGGAGTGCTTGCGGGCGTTGGTCAACGCCTCCAGCACGATCCGGTGCGCGGTCGTCGCCAACTCCGGGTGCACCGGCACCCCGTCCAGCTCCGGAGCGAGGTCCACCGCCGCGTGCACGCCCGCGGCCTGCCGCACCGCGGTACCGAATCCGGTGCCCTGCGGGAGGGAATCGTCGTCGTCGGTGCGGAGCATACCGACGAGCCTGCGCATCGCGGCGAGCGCTTCCGCGCCCGCGTCCTCGATCTCGGTGTAGACCTCGACCGGATCCTCCTTGGCCGCGCGCGGATTCCCGGCGATCGCGCGGGCCGCGTTCGCCCGGACCACGATGCCGCTGACGTGGAACGCGACCAGGTCGTGCAGTTCCCGCGCCAGCCGCAGCCGCTCGCCGGTGCGGACCTCGGCCAGCTCGCCGCGCCTGCGGTTGTCGGCGTCGCGCAGCACCAGCCCGATCGCCAGCGCCAAGCCCCAGACGAGGGCCGCCACCACCGCGATCACCGTGCGCGGGGTGCCGTCGTAGCGCAGCAGCGCCGCACCCACCAGGGCGGGCACGCTGCCCGCGGCGACCAGCACCGCCGCCCGCGGCCGCAGCCGACGGCAAGCGGCGCCGACCAGCAGCGACAGCCCGACGACCTCCGCACCGGCCGGGAGCAGCCCGGGGCTCATCCCGGCGGCGCCGAAGGAGGCACCCAGCCCCGTGCTCAGCGCGCTGAGCACGATGGAGGCCGCGGCCAGCCTGCCGACGTGCGCGGGGAACCGCCGCCGCAGCACCGCCAGCAGAGCGATGATCGTGCCGCTCGACGGGACCAGGAACGCCGCGGTGGGCGAGACGTCCAGCCCGAGCCCGACCATCGAGACCAGGTCGCCGAGGTAGACCAGCGACAGCGCGACGACCTCCGCGGCGAACAACCCGCGCCGGGCAGGCGGCCCGAAGTACCACGGACTGCTCATGATCACCGACCTTAGCGCAGCGTGGGTGCCCGATCAGCGGACCGCTTTGACGTCGACGACGTACCGGTTGGACTCGGGCAGGAAGCTCAGGACCAGGCCGGCGAGCGCCAGGGCGAGCCCGACGTACTCGGCGACGCCCGCGGTCGGGCCGAACAGCGCGGTCACGTGCAGCACGGCGAAGATCGCCAGTACGATCCGGGCCCAACCGCGGCCAGCGCGCAATTTCACGACCAGCCAGAGATAGAGGATCAGCGGGACCACGGAGAAGACCGCGGACATCTTCATGATGAGATCGGCCTGTTCCGGCGAGGTGCCGGCGGGAATCGGGTAGTCGCCACCGGCGATCAGGGCCACGCTCCACACCAGCGGAACCACCGCTGAGATCAGGTAGGCCAGTGCTGCGAAGTTGATGCTCTTCGGGGCGACGGGAAGTGCGAATTCCGTATTCATGCCGAGGAAGTTAGCCGCACCGAAGAATCGGTATCAAGCCAATCCGTCGAGTTTCGTACTTTCGGCCATCCACCTCGTTCATGCGAACTAGAGCCGCATTGTTCGATTCATGCCCGAGACCGGTACATGAGCGCAGATAATCGCGCGACACTTCTCCCGGACCACCGACCCGAAGGAGCTCCGAATGCGCGATTCAACGAGGGTGCGGGCGGCCGCCGCCCGCCCTGGGCCACCCAAGGCCCCCATCCCCGCGACCGGAGTGGAGTGAACGGACCGTCTGTCCGATCTAGTTGGACGAACGGTCCGTTCACTCACGTCCGAGGCGGGGCGACGACCGTGGTGCCGCAGCCCTCCGCACCGCCGGCCGCCACCGCGGGAAGAGCGGGTGAACGGACCGTTCGTCCCATCCGGTTGGACGAACGGTCCG includes:
- a CDS encoding response regulator transcription factor, with translation MTIRVLIADDQTLVRTGFRLILSAEPDLEVVGEAADGEAAVSMARELRPDVTLMDIQMPKVDGLQATRLLAGPDVADPLKVVVVTTYDVDENVYAALLAGARGFLLKDAGATLLINAVHAAADGESMISPSVTTRLLQHFTGPGKRRMSRGETPLTERELDVVLAVARGATNAEIAAELHVSLSTVKSHLASSQQKLSARNRTELAIWAWQHGLVS
- a CDS encoding ESX secretion-associated protein EspG, with the translated sequence MGEADFVLSAVEFDLVSGALDLGRAPYPLRVPSIGATGGERAARTAAAFRALAERGLATGDRLDAELEGLLRLLAVHEISVDVVGHVGGTIRALAAADRRSGVLAVLDGDRLSLRGFRPGALAAVVAGVLPPADPGKGRSLTVRQEVLAKAADEDDPGDDPFGGDLDEHTALVRAGVSEQDAAALVELAENRRGGGQLGVRRGGARARTLISWLDTAQGRYLLIGERGWLSIMPAEPGRVEQRLGKVLSTVDFAELVSR
- a CDS encoding YbaB/EbfC family nucleoid-associated protein; the encoded protein is MSGPAGFAALGSDPDDAERRIEDWVKGFEEKARRYEAVREETEQIRLTATGPDGRVKVTVRADGSLTGIEFSEKIRSMPLEELSAQILGTIRKAQGDIASRVGEVMSEQLGDEDRQTRSLMLDNLRDRFPEEPDEPEAEAPGSATWAAPEDDEPQQRPGPTPPSPPGSGSPGSSATRPTGQRRPRRPDDDEDFPPEFDPLRD
- a CDS encoding sensor histidine kinase, translated to MSSPWYFGPPARRGLFAAEVVALSLVYLGDLVSMVGLGLDVSPTAAFLVPSSGTIIALLAVLRRRFPAHVGRLAAASIVLSALSTGLGASFGAAGMSPGLLPAGAEVVGLSLLVGAACRRLRPRAAVLVAAGSVPALVGAALLRYDGTPRTVIAVVAALVWGLALAIGLVLRDADNRRRGELAEVRTGERLRLARELHDLVAFHVSGIVVRANAARAIAGNPRAAKEDPVEVYTEIEDAGAEALAAMRRLVGMLRTDDDDSLPQGTGFGTAVRQAAGVHAAVDLAPELDGVPVHPELATTAHRIVLEALTNARKHSPDATEARVTGRREGAELVLVVDNDNVPSVSPDRTGSGYGLVGMAERVQAVGGTVQAGPAPGRRWRVTARFPVDPPRPTGDQGDLR
- a CDS encoding RDD family protein gives rise to the protein MVPTVQHPEQDATDRRAKAAYLGRRCGQIVLDALLLWLVCLLQMPLAAVIALPLHGLGVPLAPAFVSGFSVYFALVLAENWWWHVWVPYRRGGSTFVMRWLELRIIGLDGEPARLGQHNARWLLVSADAMFFGLVGLVLMTVTPQHQRLGDIVARTHVVRIQAAAEPGRGEADPGGAEQDETGRGVAGQGETARSGAARSGVAHVAVHGDAVRSGAARADLQGDAAGGGPAQGDAAGNDVALGDVVRGGAAQGGGIQGGGVQGGAARAAEVPSEAGRDAASRPDAGTSLS
- a CDS encoding type VII secretion target: MAYEVVSEDLAAHAAHLDALTDRIDTAISAAEQVSMSDEAYGLLCSFLPPIINPTEQEGIAALQAAREGIETTAQNVRTSAEEYDTNDEDNSQSFQKLHGTVPEGSEQFQLMSGGAGPTGQQQGTLPGDASEQQQGTSPTGFSQRQRGTPPDGMTEQQRGTAPRPTEQVQAPTAMNAPHGGQVQAPTAMNAPHGGQVLNPAVQGHSQQVLGTTPRIDPEATS
- a CDS encoding WXG100 family type VII secretion target, coding for MEVAEKQQAVMRAKSARSSDDDRALVDVQNWSSYSHRELYDAVHQDNDPGRVGELAGEWSRLGTEMGEAAQRMAERLRGTEHGWQGEAATAARGAIHEIAGWTSAAGSTAGDLGKHVEEQGRAMEEAKSSMPEPVDVEFDDEIVDRWAAGGTGLNALQGMLMAYSDLSEQAVEADSKHDEAVQVMQRMEHLSRVLDGDTPRFEPPPDPIRTEQEQGELRPTAKLTPHHQATPANVVAAEAQQPAEPVAPGGDQATRKMPVLGDPAAGTPASSEPASSEPANALAPERPQAPQQPDRGGPIPKLGDTQLPAGTTPTSRSGPSGRTPAAKSNFDPPTVKHVKPSGTTPQSAKPRSVPNPSSPNITGRGTYQPRPVSGPDAPTAITPNPFAKNPGGGPGSGGPGGSRGGWSGSIPSVPGTSGGSGGAVGAGGAGSGGAASGGSGPGAGGRAGVGPTGGTAGGQPAGAAGAAGATGQAGAGGMAGGAPGQANRGKGGEDQERRAKYVESTPIVEAQGVNLPPPVIGGGKPKKKDKD